Proteins encoded together in one Canis lupus dingo isolate Sandy chromosome 34, ASM325472v2, whole genome shotgun sequence window:
- the LOC125754323 gene encoding collagen alpha-1(I) chain-like, producing MCCRLRGGGSLDLRAPEPRPRPSPPAPLADWPTGLRCARPIKEDDGERGAEEKTERGSERRGEEGPEGGGGWEGAAGAGRGGTTCPGAAGRKRTGIGRLGGRRGGEGRPGNELVRSCCRGRFGPLRSRIGADLKYPPPLPPRVRLLFQGTARALRWLYRKCELRLGPVWVGTRARRPPPPPAPPGFPPREARAVGLGPAGGTRVRESRREARGTAGGKGKGRLRRIRPVHPCTPVPATGRSSGSAGDPVMLQPLKLQLILCRIPPREDCDQSYPLRHAAQPGNNHRISCQYFLTTNMEPEVGVQEKG from the exons ATGTGCTGCCGGCTGAGAGGGGGAGGCAGCCTCGATCTGAGGGCCCCGGAGCCGCGGCCACGCCCATCGCCGCCAGCCCCGCTCGCCGATTGGCCAACCGGGCTCCGGTGCGCTCGACCAATCAAAGAGGACGATGGAGAGCGGGGGGCGGAAGAGAAAACGGAAAGGGGAAGCGAGCGGCGCGGGGAGGAAGGGCCGGAGGgcgggggaggctgggagggcgcggcgggggcagggcggggagggacCACGTGCCCGGGAGCCGCCGGGAGGAAGCGAACGGGAATTGGGCGActtggggggcggcggggaggggaagggaggcccGGGAACGAGTTGGTTCGCTCCTGTTGCCGGGGCCGCTTCGGACCTCTGCGGTCCAGGATTGGGGCGGACTTAAAGtatcccccccccctccccccccgagTGCGCCTTCTCTTCCAGGGCACGGCTCGCGCGCTCCGCTGGCTTTACAGGAAGTGCGAGCTGCGCCTCGGCCCAGTCTGGGTCGGGAcacgcgcccgccgccccccgccgccccccgcccccccggggttCCCGCCGCGCGAGGCCCGGGCCGTGGGCTTGGGACCCGCAGGGGGGACGCGCGTTCGCGAGTCGCGGCGGGAAGCGAGAGGGACAGCGGGTGGGAAAGGGAAAGGACGCCTTAGGCGCATCCGACCCGTCCATCCCTGCACACCTGTCCCCGCAACAGGTAGGAGCTCGGGAAGCGCTGGTGACCCAGTGATGCTACAGCCTCTTAAG CTGCAACTGATTCTCTGCAGAATACCCCCAAGAGAAGACTGTGATCAGAGTTACCCACTGAGACATGCAGCACAACCAGGAAATAACCACAGA